From a single Leopardus geoffroyi isolate Oge1 chromosome E1, O.geoffroyi_Oge1_pat1.0, whole genome shotgun sequence genomic region:
- the PLEKHH3 gene encoding pleckstrin homology domain-containing family H member 3 isoform X2 translates to MPLPGGLWWLLCCRRGFTLLHRDYGDGELSGDGDEDEDEETFELRTPSPAGGGRGPLDVTLTQPVRSGPASDRLQSWEETRSLIPEKGPPEEDPDVVVKGWLYREPRGGGARPWLPPRRAWFVLTRDSLDQFSSSGKGARRLGSLVLTSLCSVTGPERRPKETGLWSVTVSGRKHSIRLCSPRQAEAERWGVALREVIASKAPLETPTQLLLRDIQESCGDPEAVALIYRRNPILRHTSGALYAPLLPLPYGVSAPGPGYAPLREEAVRLFLALQALEGARRPGPLMQGVLQTCRDLPALRDELFLQLAKQTSGPAGPPGPPATQDPAALRYWQLLTCMSCTFRPGGAVRGHLLGHLERTEQALPDTELAEYARFIRKALGRTRGRELVPSLAEISALSRRQELLCTVHCPGAGACPVAIDSHTTAGEVARELVGRLGLARSRNAFALYEQRGAQERALAGSTLVADVLTSLAAEEAGLDDSTDSGWRLCLRLHGPLHPEGLSPDGHELPFLFEQAHALLLRGRPPPPEDTLRALAALRLQSLHRDFSPREPLPPLDRLLPPPAPPREDPPRPVPRPPPSAALLAGAIWSPGLAKRRAERTRRGGGASSTAGSVAREGGGGAGTAAAVLGGWKRLRGMGRAEAMAAYLALAAQCPGFGAARYDVLELSTEPGGGTPQKLCLGLGAKAMSLSRPGETEPIHCVSYGHVAACQLMGPHTLALRVGESQLLLQSPQVEEIMQLVNAYLPSPSPERPCRSPSPPCQDLPDTSPPSQHPGLDEPQGQSGCLGQLQD, encoded by the exons GGCCCCTTGGACGTGACGCTGACTCAGCCGGTGAGGAGCGGGCCAGCCTCTGACAG GCTGCAGAGCTGGGAGGAGACGCGAAGTCTCATCCCAGAGAAGGGGCCGCCGGAGGAGGACCCGGACGTCGTGGTGAAAG GTTGGCTGTACCGAGAGCCCCGCGGAGGAGGGGCGCGGCCCTGGTTGCCCCCGCGCCGGGCCTGGTTCGTGCTCACCAGGGACTCCCTGGATCAGTTCAGCAGCAGCGGGAAGGGGGCGCGGCGCCTCGGGAGCCTCGTGCTCACCAGCTTGTGCTCGGTGACCGGCCCGGAGCGCCGACCCAAAGAGACCG GTCTGTGGTCAGTGACCGTGTCTGGCCGGAAGCACAGCATCCGGCTCTGCTCCCCGCGCCAGGCTGAGGCGGAGCGCTGGGGGGTGGCGTTGCGAGAAGTGATCGCCTCCAAGGCACCACTGGAGACCCCTACCCAGCTGCTGCTTAGGGACATTCAG GAGAGTTGCGGGGATCCGGAAGCTGTGGCCCTTATTTACCGACGGAACCCAATTCTGAGGCACACCAGTGGGGCCTTGTACGCTccactcctgcccctgccctacgGTGTGAGCGCCCCAG gTCCGGGCTACGCACCCTTGCGCGAGGAGGCGGTGCGGCTGTTCCTGGCGCTGCAGGCGCTGGAGGGGGCGCGGCGCCCCGGGCCCCTGATGCAGGGTGTGCTCCAAACCTGCCGGGACCTGCCTGCGCTCCGCGACGAGCTCTTCCTGCAGCTGGCTAAGCAGACCTCGGGCCCCGCAGGCCCCCCTGGGCCCCCAGCTACCCAAGACCCCGCAGCCCTTCGGTACTGGCAGCTCCTCACCTGCATGAGCTGCACCTTCCGGCCTGGGGGAGCTGTGAGGGGGCACCTCCTGGGGCATCTGGAAag GACCGAGCAGGCACTCCCGGACACAGAACTGGCGGAATATGCGCGCTTCATCCGGAAAGCGCTGGGCCGGACGCGCGGCCGAGAGCTGGTGCCTTCTCTGGCAGAGATTTCAGCGTTGAGCCGACGACAGGAGCTGTTGTGCACCGTGCACTGTCCGGGGGCTGGTGCCTGCCCTGTGGCCATAGACTCTCACACCACAGCAGGGGAG GTTGCTCGAGAGCTCGTGGGACGGCTGGGCTTGGCCCGTAGCCGGAACGCATTCGCGCTGTATGAGCAGCGAGGGGCCCAGGAGCGAGCCCTGGCTGGGAGCACTCTCGTGGCCGACGTGCTCACCAG TTTGGCAGCGGAGGAAGCCGGGCTGGACGATTCGACGGACTCTGGTTGGAGACTATGCCTGCGTCTTCACGGGCCTCTGCACCCTGAGGGGCTGTCCCCAGACGGTCACGAACTGCCTTTCCTCTTTGAGCAG GCTCACGCTCTGCTGCTCCGCGGCCGGCCGCCCCCGCCCGAAGACACGCTGCGCGCCCTGGCGGCGCTGCGTCTGCAGAGCCTGCACCGAGACTTCTCCCCCAGGGAGCCCCTGCCGCCCCTGGACCGCCTGctgccgccccccgccccgccacgtGAAGACCCTCCCCGCCCAGtccccaggcctcctccctccGCCGCCCTGCTGGCCGGGGCAATCTGGAGTCCGGGCCTGGCCAAGAGGCGGGCGGAGAGGACCAGGCGCGGCGGCGGGGCCAGCAGCACCGCGGGAAGCGTGGCCCGCGAGGGAGGAGGTGGCGCCGGCACGGCGGCCGCTGTGCTGGGCGGCTGGAAGCGGCTACGGGGCATGGGCCGAGCTGAGGCCATGGCTGCCTACCTGGCTCTGGCGGCGCAGTGTCCAGGGTTCGGCGCTGCTCGGTATGACGTTCTGGAGCTGAGCACg GAGCCTGGTGGGGGCACTCCACAGAAGCTATGCCTGGGCTTGGGAGCCAAGGCCATGTCCCTCTCCCGGCCAGGTGAGACAGAGCCCATCCACTGTGTCAGCTATGGCCATGTGGCCGCCTGCCAACTGATGGGCCCCCACACCCTGGCACTgagggtgggagagagccagCTCCTCCTGCAGAGTCCCCAG GTGGAAGAGATCATGCAGCTGGTGAATGCCTATTTGCCCAGTCCCTCCCCCGAGAGGCCCTGCCGCAGCCCTTCTCCTCCATGCCAAGACCTGCCAGACACCTCCCCTCCCAGCCAGCACCCGGGCCTGGACGAGCCCCAGGGACAGTCTGGCTGTTTGGGGCAGCTGCAGGACTGA
- the PLEKHH3 gene encoding pleckstrin homology domain-containing family H member 3 isoform X1 has product MPLPGGLWWLLCCRRGFTLLHRDYGDGELSGDGDEDEDEETFELRTPSPAGGGRGPLDVTLTQPVRSGPASDRLQSWEETRSLIPEKGPPEEDPDVVVKGWLYREPRGGGARPWLPPRRAWFVLTRDSLDQFSSSGKGARRLGSLVLTSLCSVTGPERRPKETGLWSVTVSGRKHSIRLCSPRQAEAERWGVALREVIASKAPLETPTQLLLRDIQESCGDPEAVALIYRRNPILRHTSGALYAPLLPLPYGVSAPGPGYAPLREEAVRLFLALQALEGARRPGPLMQGVLQTCRDLPALRDELFLQLAKQTSGPAGPPGPPATQDPAALRYWQLLTCMSCTFRPGGAVRGHLLGHLERTEQALPDTELAEYARFIRKALGRTRGRELVPSLAEISALSRRQELLCTVHCPGAGACPVAIDSHTTAGEVARELVGRLGLARSRNAFALYEQRGAQERALAGSTLVADVLTRFENLAAEEAGLDDSTDSGWRLCLRLHGPLHPEGLSPDGHELPFLFEQAHALLLRGRPPPPEDTLRALAALRLQSLHRDFSPREPLPPLDRLLPPPAPPREDPPRPVPRPPPSAALLAGAIWSPGLAKRRAERTRRGGGASSTAGSVAREGGGGAGTAAAVLGGWKRLRGMGRAEAMAAYLALAAQCPGFGAARYDVLELSTEPGGGTPQKLCLGLGAKAMSLSRPGETEPIHCVSYGHVAACQLMGPHTLALRVGESQLLLQSPQVEEIMQLVNAYLPSPSPERPCRSPSPPCQDLPDTSPPSQHPGLDEPQGQSGCLGQLQD; this is encoded by the exons GGCCCCTTGGACGTGACGCTGACTCAGCCGGTGAGGAGCGGGCCAGCCTCTGACAG GCTGCAGAGCTGGGAGGAGACGCGAAGTCTCATCCCAGAGAAGGGGCCGCCGGAGGAGGACCCGGACGTCGTGGTGAAAG GTTGGCTGTACCGAGAGCCCCGCGGAGGAGGGGCGCGGCCCTGGTTGCCCCCGCGCCGGGCCTGGTTCGTGCTCACCAGGGACTCCCTGGATCAGTTCAGCAGCAGCGGGAAGGGGGCGCGGCGCCTCGGGAGCCTCGTGCTCACCAGCTTGTGCTCGGTGACCGGCCCGGAGCGCCGACCCAAAGAGACCG GTCTGTGGTCAGTGACCGTGTCTGGCCGGAAGCACAGCATCCGGCTCTGCTCCCCGCGCCAGGCTGAGGCGGAGCGCTGGGGGGTGGCGTTGCGAGAAGTGATCGCCTCCAAGGCACCACTGGAGACCCCTACCCAGCTGCTGCTTAGGGACATTCAG GAGAGTTGCGGGGATCCGGAAGCTGTGGCCCTTATTTACCGACGGAACCCAATTCTGAGGCACACCAGTGGGGCCTTGTACGCTccactcctgcccctgccctacgGTGTGAGCGCCCCAG gTCCGGGCTACGCACCCTTGCGCGAGGAGGCGGTGCGGCTGTTCCTGGCGCTGCAGGCGCTGGAGGGGGCGCGGCGCCCCGGGCCCCTGATGCAGGGTGTGCTCCAAACCTGCCGGGACCTGCCTGCGCTCCGCGACGAGCTCTTCCTGCAGCTGGCTAAGCAGACCTCGGGCCCCGCAGGCCCCCCTGGGCCCCCAGCTACCCAAGACCCCGCAGCCCTTCGGTACTGGCAGCTCCTCACCTGCATGAGCTGCACCTTCCGGCCTGGGGGAGCTGTGAGGGGGCACCTCCTGGGGCATCTGGAAag GACCGAGCAGGCACTCCCGGACACAGAACTGGCGGAATATGCGCGCTTCATCCGGAAAGCGCTGGGCCGGACGCGCGGCCGAGAGCTGGTGCCTTCTCTGGCAGAGATTTCAGCGTTGAGCCGACGACAGGAGCTGTTGTGCACCGTGCACTGTCCGGGGGCTGGTGCCTGCCCTGTGGCCATAGACTCTCACACCACAGCAGGGGAG GTTGCTCGAGAGCTCGTGGGACGGCTGGGCTTGGCCCGTAGCCGGAACGCATTCGCGCTGTATGAGCAGCGAGGGGCCCAGGAGCGAGCCCTGGCTGGGAGCACTCTCGTGGCCGACGTGCTCACCAGGTTTGAGAA TTTGGCAGCGGAGGAAGCCGGGCTGGACGATTCGACGGACTCTGGTTGGAGACTATGCCTGCGTCTTCACGGGCCTCTGCACCCTGAGGGGCTGTCCCCAGACGGTCACGAACTGCCTTTCCTCTTTGAGCAG GCTCACGCTCTGCTGCTCCGCGGCCGGCCGCCCCCGCCCGAAGACACGCTGCGCGCCCTGGCGGCGCTGCGTCTGCAGAGCCTGCACCGAGACTTCTCCCCCAGGGAGCCCCTGCCGCCCCTGGACCGCCTGctgccgccccccgccccgccacgtGAAGACCCTCCCCGCCCAGtccccaggcctcctccctccGCCGCCCTGCTGGCCGGGGCAATCTGGAGTCCGGGCCTGGCCAAGAGGCGGGCGGAGAGGACCAGGCGCGGCGGCGGGGCCAGCAGCACCGCGGGAAGCGTGGCCCGCGAGGGAGGAGGTGGCGCCGGCACGGCGGCCGCTGTGCTGGGCGGCTGGAAGCGGCTACGGGGCATGGGCCGAGCTGAGGCCATGGCTGCCTACCTGGCTCTGGCGGCGCAGTGTCCAGGGTTCGGCGCTGCTCGGTATGACGTTCTGGAGCTGAGCACg GAGCCTGGTGGGGGCACTCCACAGAAGCTATGCCTGGGCTTGGGAGCCAAGGCCATGTCCCTCTCCCGGCCAGGTGAGACAGAGCCCATCCACTGTGTCAGCTATGGCCATGTGGCCGCCTGCCAACTGATGGGCCCCCACACCCTGGCACTgagggtgggagagagccagCTCCTCCTGCAGAGTCCCCAG GTGGAAGAGATCATGCAGCTGGTGAATGCCTATTTGCCCAGTCCCTCCCCCGAGAGGCCCTGCCGCAGCCCTTCTCCTCCATGCCAAGACCTGCCAGACACCTCCCCTCCCAGCCAGCACCCGGGCCTGGACGAGCCCCAGGGACAGTCTGGCTGTTTGGGGCAGCTGCAGGACTGA